TGCTGTGTGATTCCTTGATTCAGCTTTTCAATCACCTGATCGACTTCTGCAATAATCGCATCCGGTGTTACAGTTTCATCATGAATCAGATCGCCCATCCAGAGCATCGGCCCCTTGTAATTGAACATATTCCCCAGATAGTTGATGCCGCCGCTCACTTCACCCGCGTAACCTTTAGTCTGAACGAGCGATTGATGCAATTTGCTGTCCCCTCCCTGGATCAGGAGCTGATCGAGCAAACCCATCGCGTAGTACTCCGGAGTGTTGCGTTCCGGCATATGGTAAGCAAACGCGATTGCCGGCTTGTTGATGAGCTTGTCCTGAAGTTCCACTTTCTTCTGCTCTTTCTGCGGAGGCTCCTTTAAATCGGGTATTGGCGGAACTTGAGCGGAAGGAATCCCGGTAAAATATTTTTCAATCCACTTTTTTGCCTCAGCGGGTTGAAAATCACCCACAAGGATAAGCGCAGCATTGTTTGGCGCATAGTAGGTTTTGAAAAAAGACTGCACGTCATTTAAGTTTGTCGCGTCGAGATCTTCCAGGTCGCCATAGAAATTGTGCGCGTTGTACCAGTTCTGATTCGCATGCTGCGGCATGGATAACCAGGGAAAACCCCCGTAAGGCTGGTTCAGTACGTTCACCTTCACTTCATTCTTTACCACGCCCTGCTGGTTCGTGAGATTCTCCTGGGTGATGGCCAGTCCTTTCATGCGGTCCGCTTCTGCCCAGAGCGCCGTTTCCAGCTTGTGCGAAGGAAGCACTTCGAAATAATTCGTGAAATCGAATCGCGTGGAACCATTCAAGATTCCGCCATTCTTTTGAACGAGACCGATAAATTCCATCTTGCCCAGGTTTTGCGAACCTTGAAACATCATGTGTTCGAAGAGATGCGCAAAACCGGTCCGGTCCTTCGGTTCAATCCGGAATCCGATGTTGTAATAGACCGCCACAGTAACCGTGGGCGCCGTGTGATCTTCAGAAAGAACCACTTTCAGTCCGTTCTTCAGTTTGTAATAGTCGACCGGTACCTGATAAGAGGTTGCCGGTTTTTCAGCAGCCGCGACGCAGCAGCCAATCAAAAGGAAAACAATGACTCTGAATACTCTCATTCTTCCACCGTTTTTTGAGATAGGAATCCAAAAGTTTAACACGCTGATGACAAATTGGGCACCACAAGAAACGATCCGGCCCTGAGATGCTGTCAACCGCCAATTTTGGGGAACAAGTCGAATCTATATTAGGACGTTCAATCGAGCTTAAAGTTTACAAATTCCTTAAGTTTCAGGAAATCTTTCGTGTTTGCTGTAACGACAAACGCTCCGATACGACGAGCGGTAAGAGCGATCAGGGCATCATTCAATAGACGGGAGAGGAACAAGTTTTCGAAACCATATTTTGCTCCCATTTTTGAAATCACTTTCCCGGCATATCTCCAGTCACCGGATAACGGCGTAACAAGGCGTCCTATCGTCTTGAACGTCCGATAAAGTCGATCAAGCAGCTTGGAAGTGACCGGATCCAACGCTCCCGTATACAGTTCCTGCATTACGACAGCGCTCATGTACACGAGTGGCCTTCCCGATTTGATAGCAAGATTGGGATGCGTGACGCCATCGTTAATGTGAGGGATGTAAATTGAGGTATCGAGTAGAACCTTAACCGGCGACTCTCCCATAAACATCCTTTATCTTGCCCTTCCCTCGAACCGTACGGAGAAGTTTGTCGATCTTGCTGTTCGCGATCACCTCGTTGAGTGCATTATCTACAGCCTCAGTATCGGTGCGTGCATTCAAGATCCTTCTGACCGTCCGGATTTTGTTCTGGTCCAAAATGAACTGCTTCCTCATTTTCATTTGTGTAGCTTCGGATGTGTATATTAGTACGATTTATACACATTATCAAGTCTCCGGGATAAACCAGTTCCTGTCAGTTAAAAAGTCCAGCCCACACGGAAACTTAAAAAATGAAAGGTACGGTAATTCTGCATAATATGATCGCGAAATTCCAGCCGCAGGGCATGTCCGGATTTCAAACGGCGTTGGAAACCACCACCGATATTGAAAAGATTTGCGTATCCCTCCCGGAAAATCAACGAGTAACCGGCTGTGAGGAATGGGGTCGATTCGCCTTCACCGAAATGATAAGACCCGTTGACACTGAACAGACCTATGCCAAAAGTTAAATCTTCCAGAGGCGCAAGGAAGGAAATTTCGCTATTAATTCCCAAACCTTTGTAAAACAGGTACTCAAAACCCACTCCTGAATTTAAAGTCAGAAAGAGCTCTTCAGAAGGGAGGGTGAGTCCCCCAAAAACATATCCATATGGGTTTCTGAGCTCCGGTACTTCTTCTGCGGCGGCAAGGCAATCCACAAAAATCAGAAAGCACACAATCATCACGTATTTCATTTCTCTCCTCCGTTGCCGCCAATCCCGGCAAAGTTTGTGCCGTCCACTTGACCAGCTGTATAGAAGGAAAAGAAAAGTTCGGAGCTATCTCATCGTTGGAGATCCATAACGAAATGGATAGCCTGAGGAGAGTTAACTTCCGGTGGCGCGGGCAAAGTCCCTGGATTTCATGTCGATCGTAATCACAAAACCGCTTGTTCCTTTGAATTCAAAAGCGTTCGGCCCTACGCGGTATGCTTCGACTTCATTTTGCATTAACAGGAAACCTTCGTTGCGCGGCGCCGCCCAGTATTTCAGGTTGGTTACTTTGACTGGATCCGAGGTCATACCCGGAAAGCGCTTCAATTTGATTTCACCGGTTTTTCCTCCATCGAGTGAAGCATAGGCGAAATCCTTACTGTATGACCAGCTGTTGATCGTTCCTTCTGCTGTTCGAAAGGACTTCCACTTTACGGGAAACAAGCTGGAAACGATGAGTTGAATCCCCTCCCGCTGTTTTGGCGTCGTCCTTTTATCGAAGGTAAGAATGGACCACTCCATTTCACCTGTTGAGAAATCGCTTCCGACGTCCGCCGCAATCCAGAACTTGATCCCATCGAGCTGAACCGAACCATATTGCCCGCGGTTGATCCGGTATGCCATGTTAGTACGGCAAAAGTGTTTGATGTTTCCATGTTCCGCATGGCCGGCAGGTTTTGTATTGAAATAGCACTGGCAAAATAGCGGGCAGCTGCATGCTTCGATGGCTGTGGCATTCATGCTCCAACCTGTCTTTGGATCGCTTTTTTGCGCATGCAAAAATGAAATAGGAATCGCGATGACAAATAAAAGTGCAATGTATTTCTTCATGATTCTCCTTCCGTAAGCAAAGTGGTGCGGGCGTCCCGCCTGCACGGGTCCGCAGACGAGACGTCCGCGCTACTTGGCTGCAACGATTTATTCCTCATGGTAAGTTTTGTTATCAAACTTCAATCGCAGCTGCTGCGAGATCCGCTTCGAGATCTCCTGCTGCAACACGAGCAACTCGGAGAGCTTTCTCATGTATTCCTCGCCCCAGATCACAGTGCCATCAGTTACCCGGACAAGATCCGCATAAATAATGAGCATTTCTCCCTGCTGAAAAATAGATCCTGTTACGACCGCATCGACCTTGAGGTCGCGGCCCACTGTCCTTGGATCGACTTCCCTTCCTTTATAAGAAAACACTGTTCCGCGCGCCATCACCTTTAAACCGGGGATTTGTGACAGTTGAGCAATCAGATTGTCAGTGATTGCATCGCTGACGTACTGCACGTTGGGATTCACACTCGCGCTGGTAAACGGAAGCACCGCCACCGAAGATATGCGCGGAGGAGACTCGGGGGAACGCATCAAAAACAACCCCGCAAGCACTAGTACTAATACTGTAGCAAGGATGTACATCCGGCGGTTCATGGGTTTGAATCTACCGGCTAAAGCCGCCGTCTGCTCCCTCGAAAGAGTGTTCGCTTCGGCCACAGCAAAGATGCGCACCGGCTGTTTTGACTGTTCCAGAACATGACTTCCGCGATCACGAAATGCGATTGCACTGTCGTGAGATGCTTTTCGGAACTCGTTGGAACACAGTACCTCGCCGGGTTCACCCAATTTGCAAATTCGAGCGCTTGTTTTTAACGCGAGTTCGTCACCGTTTCCTGAGCCGGTATGGAGCGCTGCGCGGGCCGGTAACTTCAGATCAGCGGCGGCTTTCAGCAATAAGGAGGCGCAGGAAAAAGCGCGGCCTGAATTCTCAAAACGCGCAAGCAGCCCGCTGTTGTCCCATGCCACCTGATCTCCTTGAAAATCGCGCAACTTTTGCGTTGTTGTCTGGTGAAAATTCCCACTCACTTTCTGCCATTCTGTCTGTCCGAGAACAGCAGCCCGCAGAACAGGATCGATCATTTCGAGAAATAAAATGAACCGGTAGGAAGCCGGCAGCCTATCCTCACAAAGCGTTCGGAAATCGTCGGCTAATTCTTGAACCGAAGCATATCTGATTCCTTTCGATTTCGCGAGCGCGTGAAAAAGAATTCGGTCGAATTCCGGAGGAAGATCGTGACGCAAGATGCTGGGAGCCACCGGATCTGCGGAATTGATCGCGTGCATTGTGGCCAGCAGATTTGCCCCTTCGAAAGGCAGTTTGGAGGTCGCCGCATGATAAAGGACAGAAC
The window above is part of the bacterium genome. Proteins encoded here:
- a CDS encoding insulinase family protein, with amino-acid sequence MRVFRVIVFLLIGCCVAAAEKPATSYQVPVDYYKLKNGLKVVLSEDHTAPTVTVAVYYNIGFRIEPKDRTGFAHLFEHMMFQGSQNLGKMEFIGLVQKNGGILNGSTRFDFTNYFEVLPSHKLETALWAEADRMKGLAITQENLTNQQGVVKNEVKVNVLNQPYGGFPWLSMPQHANQNWYNAHNFYGDLEDLDATNLNDVQSFFKTYYAPNNAALILVGDFQPAEAKKWIEKYFTGIPSAQVPPIPDLKEPPQKEQKKVELQDKLINKPAIAFAYHMPERNTPEYYAMGLLDQLLIQGGDSKLHQSLVQTKGYAGEVSGGINYLGNMFNYKGPMLWMGDLIHDETVTPDAIIAEVDQVIEKLNQGITQQERDLALVKLRSQLYSTMDQFFGFGRADLLASFALFDDQPARINTLEKEFAKVTPELLQKTAQKYLTAANRTVLILQPAKADSK
- a CDS encoding DUF1326 domain-containing protein — protein: MKKYIALLFVIAIPISFLHAQKSDPKTGWSMNATAIEACSCPLFCQCYFNTKPAGHAEHGNIKHFCRTNMAYRINRGQYGSVQLDGIKFWIAADVGSDFSTGEMEWSILTFDKRTTPKQREGIQLIVSSLFPVKWKSFRTAEGTINSWSYSKDFAYASLDGGKTGEIKLKRFPGMTSDPVKVTNLKYWAAPRNEGFLLMQNEVEAYRVGPNAFEFKGTSGFVITIDMKSRDFARATGS
- a CDS encoding PIN domain-containing protein — translated: MGESPVKVLLDTSIYIPHINDGVTHPNLAIKSGRPLVYMSAVVMQELYTGALDPVTSKLLDRLYRTFKTIGRLVTPLSGDWRYAGKVISKMGAKYGFENLFLSRLLNDALIALTARRIGAFVVTANTKDFLKLKEFVNFKLD
- a CDS encoding protein kinase — translated: MNQEQWQQIKDLFDSVQQDPALRDHLLDEACANDPALRSEILSLLSSQSDSDSFFDTLEGIRERALEDAFGFLRPGDTLVHYRILQKIGEGGMGQVYKAEDLKLKRTVALKVLCSDSAQQEDTRQRLLREARTAATLHHPNVVTVFSIEESNDSDFIVMEYVEGETLKKKLENGPLSLNQLSNLALQVCEALQAAHSIGLIHRDIKPENILLNSQEKVKVVDFGLAKKIVAGEKELTGPGIIAGTVCYMSPEQVNGQPLDQQSDIFSLGSVLYHAATSKLPFEGANLLATMHAINSADPVAPSILRHDLPPEFDRILFHALAKSKGIRYASVQELADDFRTLCEDRLPASYRFILFLEMIDPVLRAAVLGQTEWQKVSGNFHQTTTQKLRDFQGDQVAWDNSGLLARFENSGRAFSCASLLLKAAADLKLPARAALHTGSGNGDELALKTSARICKLGEPGEVLCSNEFRKASHDSAIAFRDRGSHVLEQSKQPVRIFAVAEANTLSREQTAALAGRFKPMNRRMYILATVLVLVLAGLFLMRSPESPPRISSVAVLPFTSASVNPNVQYVSDAITDNLIAQLSQIPGLKVMARGTVFSYKGREVDPRTVGRDLKVDAVVTGSIFQQGEMLIIYADLVRVTDGTVIWGEEYMRKLSELLVLQQEISKRISQQLRLKFDNKTYHEE